A window of the Cannabis sativa cultivar Pink pepper isolate KNU-18-1 chromosome X, ASM2916894v1, whole genome shotgun sequence genome harbors these coding sequences:
- the LOC133032033 gene encoding uncharacterized protein LOC133032033 codes for MKLVSWNARGIGSDRAFRNLSRLVSFCNPTMLFIMESRLAKNAVDNLKHKLHFDSGLEMPRIGRSGGLLLFWTNDVIVTLLSQSISHFDCYVSCSITNVSFHLTCFYGSPVDSLKPHTWNILNRIGRGNPRDPWLIIGDFNAFLFSHDKQGGNPDRGPSSDFRHFLDSFNLSPLDPTGPLLTWNNNVASPKNIQERLDWGIVNNHWVDIFPDATLAHLGFYGSDHRALELNTSNPLGTCLNNNNKRFHFENVWLKDPNWNQVFDQSWTSQPNLHEPILKLVATQASCAEKLNNWNHKKDFNFKKHITKLEKDLEIA; via the coding sequence ATGAAACTTGTCAGCTGGAATGCACGTGGAATTGGGAGTGATCGTGCATTCCGTAATCTCTCCCGTTTAGTTTCTTTTTGTAATCCTACTATGTTATTTATTATGGAATCTAGGCTGGCTAAGAACGCTGTTGACAATCTTAAGCACAAGCTCCATTTTGATTCGGGTTTGGAAATGCCTAGGATAGGTAGAAGTGGGGGCTTGCTTTTATTTTGGACTAATGATGTAATTGTCACCTTGCTTTCTCAATCTATTAGTCATTTTGATTGCTACGTTTCGTGTTCTATTACTAATGTATCCTTCCATCTTACTTGTTTTTATGGCTCTCCGGTTGATTCTCTCAAGCCTCATACGTGGAATATTCTTAACCGAATTGGTAGGGGTAACCCTCGGGATCCGTGGCTTATTATTGGGGACTTTAATGCTTTTCTCTTTTCCCATGATAAACAAGGGGGAAATCCCGACAGGGGCCCTTCCTCGGATTTCAGACATTTCCTTGACTCTTTTAATCTCTCCCCTCTCGACCCCACTGGTCCCTTGCTCACGTGGAATAATAATGTCGCATCCCCAAAAAACATTCAAGAACGATTAGACTGGGGCATTGTCAATAACCACTGGGTAGATATCTTCCCTGATGCCACCCTTGCCCATTTGGGGTTCTACGGCTCTGACCACCGCGCCCTAGAACTGAACACTTCCAATCCTCTGGGCACTTgccttaataataataacaaacgTTTTCACTTCGAGAATGTTTGGCTTAAGGATCCAAATTGGAACCAAGTTTTTGACCAATCTTGGACTAGCCAGCCGAACCTGCATGAACCCATCCTCAAGCTAGTCGCGACTCAAGCCTCTTGTGCAGAGAAACTTAACAATTGGAACCACAAAAAggactttaattttaaaaagcaCATAACCAAGCTTGAGAAAGACCTGGAAATTGCCTGA
- the LOC133031774 gene encoding uncharacterized protein LOC133031774 — protein MEEFGVASRFEGINVAVRKKRSQACRRPRPDSQPNAEINDDSPMSSTPPFDDANKASSDEIVGCDSNSNGKEFSLNHYGSTVSHSNGDEDDNLHKMDINDGGFNSYYSNEPGRNGFNNKRSSEGVLAPANWKSSNAIKDGAESELRNCDVSSGWNGESSTSKQSGDGFGNDNKVKMVKLKVNGVTRTIQANSASNGVSGVVESSLKSSRHADASKLRHKQANNGDISCSDKKSGLQGIPWNSRAGFTFSLGREDSMMGKVSRKNTSGKEEEKSVRKSKRVPKRRLLDEEFGDDVDDEIRYLEKLKTSKIAVVYKEDDEEFSRKHRKLSMVSNIENVGASRPGGKDGKKKSRIDGVSGDTDYEDEEDSASDGEGDGSKKRKKPRKESVDSLLDGRREMTLTTRQRALQSSKDSSATPGASFIEFPNGLPPASSRKQKEKLTEVEQQLKKAEAAQRRKMQVEKAARESEAVAIKKILGQDSSRKKKEDKIKKRREELAQEKNANALLNASHTIRWVMSPTGTVVTFSKDMGLPSIFDPKPCGYPPPRENCAGPSCKNPYKYRDSKSKLPLCSLQCYKAIQGKVLSETTC, from the exons ATGGAAGAGTTTGGTGTTGCTTCTCGGTTTGAGGGTATCAATGTTGCTGTGAGGAAGAAGAGGAGCCAAGCTTGTCGCCGCCCTCGGCCTGATTCACAGCCTAATGCGGAAATTAATGATGATTCACCCATGTCTTCAACACCACCTTTTGATGATGCAAATAAGGCATCTAGCGATGAAATTGTTGGTTGTGATTCGAATTCAAATGGGAAAGAATTTAGTCTTAATCATTATGGTTCTACAGTTTCTCATTCTAATGGTGATGAAGATGATAACCTCCATAAAATGGATATAAATGATGGTGGGTTTAATTCATATTATAGTAATGAGCCCGGACGAAATGGGTTTAATAACAAGCGTTCAAGTGAAGGTGTCCTTGCACCAGCAAATTGGAAAAGCTCAAATGCAATTAAAGATGGCGCTGAATCAGAATTAAGAAATTGTGATGTAAGTAGTGGTTGGAATGGTGAAAGCTCCACTTCTAAGCAGTCAGGAGATGGATTTGGAAACGATAATAAGGTTAAAATGGTTAAGCTAAAGGTTAATGGTGTGACACGTACAATTCAAGCCAACTCTGCCTCTAATGGTGTTTCAGGGGTTGTTGAATCCTCTTTAAAGAGTTCTCGGCATGCAGATGCATCTAAACTGCGGCATAAGCAG GCAAATAACGGTGACATTTCCTGTTCGGATAAAAAGAGTGGCTTGCAAGGAATACCTTGGAACTCAAGAGCTGGTTTTACTTTTAGTCTTGGCAGGGAGGATTCTATGATGGGAAAGGTTTCTCGTAAGAACACCTCTGGAAAGGAGGAGGAGAAGTCAGTGCGCAAGAGCAAGCGGGTTCCTAAAAGGCGACTACTTGATGAGGAGTTTGGTGATGATGTGGATGATGAAATTAGGTACCTGGAGAAACTTAAGACGTCGAAGATAGCTGTAGTTTACAAAGAAGACGATGAAGAATTCAGTAGGAAACATAGAAAACTTTCCATGGTTTCAAATATTGAAAATGTTGGTGCATCAAGGCCAGGTGGTAAAGATGGGAAGAAAAAGTCTAGAATAGATGGAGTATCTGGGGACACTGATTACGAGGATGAAGAAGATTCAGCTTCTGATGGTGAAGGTGATGGTAGTAAGAAGAGGAAGAAGCCAAGGAAGGAATCTGTAGATTCATTGTTGGACGGCAGGAGGGAAATGACCCTGACAACGCGTCAACGAGCCCTGCAGTCCAGCAAAGATTCATCAGCAACACCTGGTGCTAGCTTTATCGAGTTTCCAAATGGTTTACCACCTGCTTCATCAAGAA AGCAAAAAGAGAAGCTTACAGAGGTGGAGCAGCAGCTGAAGAAAGCCGAGGCTGCTCAGAGACGGAAGATGCAAGTAGAGAAAGCTGCTCGAGAATCTGAG GCTGTAGCAATCAAGAAAATCCTTGGACAAGATTCTAGCAGGAAAAAGAAggaagataaaataaagaagCGTCGGGAGGAATTGGCACAG GAGAAGAATGCTAATGCTTTGTTGAATGCATCACACACCATCAGATGGGTGATGAGTCCTACTGGGACTGTGGTAACCTTTTCGAAGGACATGGGACTCCCTAGTATTTTCGACCCCAAGCCTTGCGG CTACCCTCCTCCGCGGGAAAACTGTGCCGGTCCTTCGTGTAAAAATCCATACAAGTACAGGGATTCCAAGTCAAAGCTTCCTCTTTGCAGCCTCCAGTGCTACAAAGCTATTCAGGGAAAGGTGTTGTCTGAAACTACCTGCTGA
- the LOC115715862 gene encoding uncharacterized protein LOC115715862 — MEEFKFNHSIILLIAASLVLLFSSPLVQCHVTSSPSPSPSPTPQPYESQSNNHNSGYVHSTHPKRRSNPTSNDEFNLLENINKICSVTADPKICVEAILPHVKGHVDPVLALQTEIKSFITLLGKANIVMKATLKHSTSSTTADCLRLCVDMYSTARMDLKQALQAIKSHDIGLLNSLLSGVITGIGTCDDTVSEAGEELPLDTNLVNTIHKLADNCMDISAVLLT, encoded by the coding sequence ATGGAGGAATTCAAGTTCAACCATAGCATAATCCTCTTAATCGCCGCATCTCTAGTATTACTCTTCTCATCACCACTAGTCCAATGCCACGTGACATCATCACCATCGCCATCACCATCACCTACCCCACAACCATATGAATCACAAAGCAATAATCATAATAGTGGATACGTCCATTCAACACACCCCAAAAGAAGATCAAATCCCACTTCAAACGACGAATTCAACctcttagaaaatataaataaaatatgtagTGTCACTGCAGACCCCAAGATATGCGTTGAGGCAATCCTACCCCACGTGAAGGGTCACGTGGACCCTGTTTTGGCTCTCCAAACAGAGATCAAATCCTTCATTACGTTATTGGGAAAAGCCAATATAGTGATGAAAGCCACCCTAAAGCACTCAACAAGTTCAACAACAGCAGATTGCCTAAGATTATGTGTGGACATGTACAGCACCGCTCGTATGGACCTGAAACAAGCATTGCAGGCTATTAAATCCCATGATATTGGATTGTTGAATAGCCTTCTAAGTGGTGTTATTACAGGTATAGGGACTTGTGATGATACTGTCTCTGAGGCTGGTGAAGAGTTGCCTCTTGATACTAATTTAGTTAACACTATTCATAAGTTGGCTGATAACTGTATGGATATTTCTGCAGTACTTCTTACTTAA